The Oikeobacillus pervagus DNA segment TTACCATTACATCTGCTGCAACTACTGCTCAATGGAAAGGTCATCGTGTAAACATTATCGATACACCAGGGCACGTAGACTTCACAGTTGAAGTTGAACGTTCACTACGTGTATTAGATGGTGCTGTAACCGTTCTTGATGCTCAATCTGGTGTTGAACCTCAAACAGAAACAGTTTGGCGCCAAGCAACTACTTACGGTGTACCAAGAATTGTTTTCGTAAACAAAATGGATAAAACAGGTGCTGACTTTTTATATTCTGTTGGTACATTACATGATCGTTTACAAGCGAATGCTCATCCAATCCAATTACCAATTGGGGCGGAAGATCAATTTGAAGCAATCATCGACTTAATCGAAATGAATGCAACTTTCTATGGTAATGACCTTGGAACAGATGTCGAAGTTCGCGAAATTCCTGAAGAACATCTTGCGAAAGCAGAAGAATATCGTGAAAAATTAATCGAAGCAGTAGCTGAATTAGACGAAGAACTAATGGATAAATATCTTGGTGGAGAAGAAATCACTAAAGAAGAGCTAAAAGCAGCGATTCGTAAAGCTACTTTGAGCGTTGAATTTTATCCAGTACTTTGTGGTACAGCGTTTAAAAATAAAGGTGTTCAATTAATGCTAGATGCAGTAATTGACTATCTTCCTGCTCCGACTGATGTTGAATCAATCAAAGGAATAGTTCCTGATACAGAAGAAGAAATTGAACGCCATTCAAGCGATGACGAACCATTCTCAGCTCTTGCTTTTAAAGTAATGACTGACCCTTATGTTGGTAAACTAACATTCTTCCGTGTGTACTCTGGTACATTACAATCTGGATCATATGTTAAAAACTCAACAAAAGGTAAGAGGGAACGTATTGGCCGTATTTTACAAATGCACGCCAACTCTCGTCAAGAAATTTCTGAAGTATACGCTGGGGATATTGCTGCAGCTGTAGGTTTGAAAGATACTACAACTGGTGACACATTATGTGATGAAAAGAATCTCGTTATTCTTGAATCTATGGAATTCCCAGAACCAGTTATTCACTTATCTGTTGAGCCGAAATCTAAAGCTGACCAAGATAAGATGACAACAGCTTTACAAAAACTTCAAGAGGAAGATCCAACATTCCGTGCACATACTGACCAAGAAACCGGTGAAGTAATTATCGGTGGAATGGGTGAATTACACTTAGATATCATCGTAGATCGTATGCGTCGTGAATTCAAAGTAGAAGCGAACGTAGGTGCTCCACAAGTATCTTATCGTGAAACATTCCGTTCAAGTGCACAGGTTGAAGGGAAATTTGCTCGCCAATCTGGTGGTCGTGGACAATACGGACATGTATGGATTGAATTCTCTCCAAATGAAGAAGGAAAAGGTTTTGAATTTGAAAATGCAATTGTCGGTGGGGTAGTTCCACGTGAATATATTCCTGCTGTTCAAGCTGGTCTAGAAGACTCTCTTGAAAATGGTGTTCTTGCTGGATTCCCATTGATTGATGTAAAAGCAAAATTATTCGATGGATCTTACCATGATGTTGACTCTTCTGAAATGGCCTTCAAAATTGCAGCATCAATGGCCCTTAAAAATGCAGCTTCTAAATGTAACCCTGTTATTTTAGAACCTGTTATGAAAGTTGAAATTGTTATTCCTGAAGAATATTTAGGAGATATCATGGGAGATATAACTTCTCGTCGTGGACGCGTTGAAGGCATGGAGGCACGTGGCAATGCACAAGTGGTTAAATCATTTGTTCCACTAGCTGAAATGTTTGGATATGCAACGTCTTTACGTTCTAATACACAAGGTCGCGGTGTATATTCAATGCACTTCGATCATTACGAAGAAGTTCCTAAATCAATTTCAGAAGAAATTATTAAAAAAAATAAAGGTGAATAATTGATTTATACACTTTTATAAAGTATAAATACTATTGTAAGTTATGGAAAGTTTGAAGATGGAGGATCCCCATCTTCAACTACCATATAGATACTTAACTAATTTATTTAAATAAAAGGAGGATTTCCTAATGGCTAAGGAAAAATTCGACCGTTCAAAATCACATGCTAATATTGGTACAATTGGTCACGTTGACCATGGTAAAACAACTTTAACTGCTGCTATCACTACAGTTCTTGCAAAAGCTGGTGGTGCTGAAGCACGTGGATACGATCAAATCGACGCTGCTCCAGAAGAAAAAGAACGTGGAATCACAATTTCTACTTCACACGTTGAATATGAAACAGCAACTCGTCACTATGCACACGTTGACTGCCCAGGACATGCTGACTATGTTAAAAATATGATCACTGGTGCTGCACAAATGGACGGTGCTATCTTAGTAGTTTCTGCTGCTGATGGTCCAATGCCACAAACTCGTGAGCATATTCTTCTTTCTCGTAACGTTGGTGTACCATACATTGTTGTATTCTTAAATAAATGTGACATGGTAGACGACGAAGAATTACTTGAATTAGTAGAAATGGAAGTTCGTGACCTTCTTTCTGAATATGACTTCCCTGGTGACGATATCCCTGTAATTAAAGGTTCTGCTCTTAAAGCTCTTGAAGGTGAAGCAGAATGGGAAGAAAAAATTCTTGAATTAATGGCTGCAGTTGATGAATATATCCCAACTCCAGAACGTGATACTGAAAAACCATTCATGATGCCAGTTGAGGACGTTTTCTCAATCACTGGTCGTGGTACTGTTGCTACTGGTCGTGTAGAACGCGGACAAGTAAAAGTTGGTGACGTTGTTGAAATCGTAGGTTTATCTGATGAACAAAAATCTACTACAGTAACTGGTGTTGAAATGTTCCGTAAACTTCTTGACTATGCAGAAGCTGGAGATAACATTGGTGCTCTTCTTCGTGGTATTTCTCGTGAAGAAGTCCAACGTGGTCAAGTACTTGCTAAACCAGGTACAATCACTCCACATACTAAATTTACTGCAGAAGTTTATGTTTTATCTAAAGAAGAAGGTGGACGTCATACTCCATTCTTCTCAAATTACCGTCCACAATTCTACTTCCGTACAACTGATGTAACTGGAATCGTTACTCTTCCTGAAGGAGTAGAAATGGTAATGCCTGGTGATAACGTTGAAATGTCAATCGAATTAATTTCACCAATCGCAATTGAAGATGGTACTAGATTCTCTATCCGTGAAGGCGGACGTACAGTTGGATCTGGTGTTGTATCTACAATCGAAAAATAATTTATTTTTTATAAAAACTGCGGGGAACGTCCTCGCAGTTTTTTTGACTTTTTAGGAATCTATAAAATTTATAACTGTGGATAACCTTTTAAAAATGTTGTACAGTCTAGCTCCAGCGCCTATCGGCTAGCAAATTTCTCCGTCTTCTCCCTCCAATAAGTCAACATCAGCTCGAAAACCCCCTCGCAGTG contains these protein-coding regions:
- the fusA gene encoding elongation factor G, which produces MTREFSLENTRNIGIMAHIDAGKTTTTERILYYTGRIHKLGETHEGASQMDWMAQEQERGITITSAATTAQWKGHRVNIIDTPGHVDFTVEVERSLRVLDGAVTVLDAQSGVEPQTETVWRQATTYGVPRIVFVNKMDKTGADFLYSVGTLHDRLQANAHPIQLPIGAEDQFEAIIDLIEMNATFYGNDLGTDVEVREIPEEHLAKAEEYREKLIEAVAELDEELMDKYLGGEEITKEELKAAIRKATLSVEFYPVLCGTAFKNKGVQLMLDAVIDYLPAPTDVESIKGIVPDTEEEIERHSSDDEPFSALAFKVMTDPYVGKLTFFRVYSGTLQSGSYVKNSTKGKRERIGRILQMHANSRQEISEVYAGDIAAAVGLKDTTTGDTLCDEKNLVILESMEFPEPVIHLSVEPKSKADQDKMTTALQKLQEEDPTFRAHTDQETGEVIIGGMGELHLDIIVDRMRREFKVEANVGAPQVSYRETFRSSAQVEGKFARQSGGRGQYGHVWIEFSPNEEGKGFEFENAIVGGVVPREYIPAVQAGLEDSLENGVLAGFPLIDVKAKLFDGSYHDVDSSEMAFKIAASMALKNAASKCNPVILEPVMKVEIVIPEEYLGDIMGDITSRRGRVEGMEARGNAQVVKSFVPLAEMFGYATSLRSNTQGRGVYSMHFDHYEEVPKSISEEIIKKNKGE
- the tuf gene encoding elongation factor Tu, whose protein sequence is MAKEKFDRSKSHANIGTIGHVDHGKTTLTAAITTVLAKAGGAEARGYDQIDAAPEEKERGITISTSHVEYETATRHYAHVDCPGHADYVKNMITGAAQMDGAILVVSAADGPMPQTREHILLSRNVGVPYIVVFLNKCDMVDDEELLELVEMEVRDLLSEYDFPGDDIPVIKGSALKALEGEAEWEEKILELMAAVDEYIPTPERDTEKPFMMPVEDVFSITGRGTVATGRVERGQVKVGDVVEIVGLSDEQKSTTVTGVEMFRKLLDYAEAGDNIGALLRGISREEVQRGQVLAKPGTITPHTKFTAEVYVLSKEEGGRHTPFFSNYRPQFYFRTTDVTGIVTLPEGVEMVMPGDNVEMSIELISPIAIEDGTRFSIREGGRTVGSGVVSTIEK